A genomic stretch from Hemitrygon akajei chromosome 10, sHemAka1.3, whole genome shotgun sequence includes:
- the LOC140734483 gene encoding interferon-inducible GTPase 5-like isoform X2, with protein sequence MGGASSSQQVAEAENATFFTKEELNKLKSDFETGGVEKVKFLIKQKVEELDQTELNIAVTGETGAGKSTFINAMRGLWSTDPGAAKVGLIETTKEPAGFSHPNFSNVRYWDLPGIGSTEFPADKYLKQMKFEKYNFFIIISAGRFTENDTKLAKDIKRLGKRFYFVRSKIDADFDSMRKVGKEIDEEKELEFIRNNCLKNLREAGILNPSVFLISSFEQDRYDFNQLNRTLEDDLPVIMKCIFVLAYPNRSVEIIQKKKKMLQNRIWMLATLSGAVGAVPVPGLSAACDISILIGAIIYFRKCLCLDDASLQRLANITNKPVKEIKAKVKASLLGKINVDTFIRLGWSATVIAVSILEGGLYSIPIIGSIFGAGSSFLMTYNLLTNALKDLTENAETVMKFAFGIK encoded by the coding sequence TCAACAGGTGGCTGAGGCTGAGAATGCCACATTCTTCACAAAGGAAGAGCTCAACAAACTGAAGTCCGACTTTGAAACAGGTGGGGTGGAAAAGGTTAAATTTCTGATAAAGCAGAAGGTAGAAGAACTGGATCAGACAGAGCTTAACATCGCAGTGACAGGAGAAACAGGTGCAGGAAAATCCACCTTCATCAATGCCATGAGAGGACTTTGGAGTACTGATCCGGGAGCAGCTAAAGTTGGGCTCATTGAAACTACAAAGGAACCAGCTGGATTTTCACATCCCAATTTCTCCAACGTCCGCTACTGGGACCTGCCAGGGATTGGATCCACAGAATTTCCCGCTGATAAATATCTTAAGCAAATGAAATTTGAAAAATATAATTTCTTCATAATAATATCAGCTGGTCGTTTCACAGAAAATGACACAAAACTTGCAAAAGACATTAAACGGTTGGGGAAAAGATTCTATTTTGTCCGCAGCAAGATTGATGCTGATTTTGATTCAATGAGAAAAGTGGGGAAGGAAATTGATGAGGAAAAAGAACTGGAATTTATTCGGAATAACTGTTTAAAGAATTTGAGAGAAGCGGGGATTCTGAACCCGTCTGTGTTCCTGATATCCAGTTTTGAACAGGATCGATATGATTTCAATCAGTTAAATAGAACACTTGAAGACGATCTGCCAGTTATAATGAAATGTATCTTTGTGCTGGCCTATCCAAACCGAAGTGTGGAGATTattcaaaagaaaaagaaaatgctgcagaatCGTATCTGGATGTTGGCAACGCTTTCGGGAGCTGTGGGAGCAGTCCCCGTTCCTGgtctctctgctgcttgtgataTCAGCATACTGATTGGGGCAATAATCTATTTCCGTAAATGTCTGTGTCTGGATGATGCCTCACTTCAAAGACTGGCCAACATCACAAATAAACCTGTGAAAGAGATTAAGGCCAAAGTTAAAGCATCCCTGCTGGGGAAAATAAATGTAGATACATTTATAAGGTTGGGTTGGAGTGCTACAGTTATTGCCGTTTCAATTTTGGAAGGTGGTCTTTACTCCATCCCCATCATTGGTTCCATTTTTGGAGCAGGATCATCATTTCTCATGACCTACAATCTACTGACTAATGCACTGAAGGATCTTACAGAGAACGCAGAGACGGTGATGAAGTTTGCATTTGGCATCAAATAA
- the LOC140734483 gene encoding interferon-inducible GTPase 5-like isoform X3, translating into MGGTSSSQQVAEAENATFFTKEELNKLKSDFETGGVEKVKFLIKQKVEELDQTELNIAVTGETGAGKSTFINAMRGLWSTDPGAAKVGLIETTKEPAGFSHPNFSNVRYWDLPGIGSTEFPADKYLKQMKFEKYNFFIIISAGRFTENDTKLAKDIKRLGKRFYFVRSKIDADFDSMRKVGKEIDEEKELEFIRNNCLKNLREAGILNPSVFLISSFEQDRYDFNQLNRTLEDDLPVIMKCIFVLAYPNRSVEIIQKKKKMLQNRIWMLATLSGAVGAVPVPGLSAACDISILIGAIIYFRKCLCLDDASLQRLANITNKPVKEIKAKVKASLLGKINVDTFIRLGWSATVIAVSILEGGLYSIPIIGSIFGAGSSFLMTYNLLTNALKDLTENAETVMKFAFGIK; encoded by the coding sequence TCAACAGGTGGCTGAGGCTGAGAATGCCACATTCTTCACAAAGGAAGAGCTCAACAAACTGAAGTCCGACTTTGAAACAGGTGGGGTGGAAAAGGTTAAATTTCTGATAAAGCAGAAGGTAGAAGAACTGGATCAGACAGAGCTTAACATCGCAGTGACAGGAGAAACAGGTGCAGGAAAATCCACCTTCATCAATGCCATGAGAGGACTTTGGAGTACTGATCCGGGAGCAGCTAAAGTTGGGCTCATTGAAACTACAAAGGAACCAGCTGGATTTTCACATCCCAATTTCTCCAACGTCCGCTACTGGGACCTGCCAGGGATTGGATCCACAGAATTTCCCGCTGATAAATATCTTAAGCAAATGAAATTTGAAAAATATAATTTCTTCATAATAATATCAGCTGGTCGTTTCACAGAAAATGACACAAAACTTGCAAAAGACATTAAACGGTTGGGGAAAAGATTCTATTTTGTCCGCAGCAAGATTGATGCTGATTTTGATTCAATGAGAAAAGTGGGGAAGGAAATTGATGAGGAAAAAGAACTGGAATTTATTCGGAATAACTGTTTAAAGAATTTGAGAGAAGCGGGGATTCTGAACCCGTCTGTGTTCCTGATATCCAGTTTTGAACAGGATCGATATGATTTCAATCAGTTAAATAGAACACTTGAAGACGATCTGCCAGTTATAATGAAATGTATCTTTGTGCTGGCCTATCCAAACCGAAGTGTGGAGATTattcaaaagaaaaagaaaatgctgcagaatCGTATCTGGATGTTGGCAACGCTTTCGGGAGCTGTGGGAGCAGTCCCCGTTCCTGgtctctctgctgcttgtgataTCAGCATACTGATTGGGGCAATAATCTATTTCCGTAAATGTCTGTGTCTGGATGATGCCTCACTTCAAAGACTGGCCAACATCACAAATAAACCTGTGAAAGAGATTAAGGCCAAAGTTAAAGCATCCCTGCTGGGGAAAATAAATGTAGATACATTTATAAGGTTGGGTTGGAGTGCTACAGTTATTGCCGTTTCAATTTTGGAAGGTGGTCTTTACTCCATCCCCATCATTGGTTCCATTTTTGGAGCAGGATCATCATTTCTCATGACCTACAATCTACTGACTAATGCACTGAAGGATCTTACAGAGAACGCAGAGACGGTGATGAAGTTTGCATTTGGCATCAAATAA